One genomic region from Oncorhynchus gorbuscha isolate QuinsamMale2020 ecotype Even-year linkage group LG13, OgorEven_v1.0, whole genome shotgun sequence encodes:
- the si:ch211-255i20.3 gene encoding transmembrane emp24 domain-containing protein 11 yields the protein MNVRGIGLWMLCCLVLTAAMYFDLGEQEEKCLIEEIPGDMLVTGYFLLENWDAKNNLNSPHLGLTITVRDPNHDILMKKRYGRFGKFTFTSHTSGPHWLCMQSNSTRFSVFAGERLRIHFDVQMGEHSINPSVERHKDTVQTMEYSLEHLRDQILYITRQQDFQREREETFRQISEETNGKVLWWAVVQTSVLLSVGFWQIKRLKDFLIAKKLV from the exons ATGAATGTGAGGGGCATTGGGCTGTGGATGCTGTGTTGCCTAGTGCTGACGGCTGCTATGTACTTTGATCTGGGTGAGCAGGAGGAGAAATGCCTCATTGAGGAGATTCCAGGCGACATGCTGGTCACAG GTTATTTTCTTTTGGAGAATTGGGATGCAAAAAATAACCTTAACTCTCCTCATCTTGGCCTCACTATCACTGTGCGAGATCCAAACCATGAT ATACTGATGAAAAAAAGATATGGCAGATTTGGAAAATTCACATTCACATCCCACACTTCTGGCCCACATTGGTTGTGCATGCAGTCCAACTCAACAAGGTTTTCAGTTTTTGCCGGTGAAAGGCTG AGGATTCATTTTGATGTTCAGATGGGAGAGCACTCCATTAACCCCAGTGTtgagagacacaaagacacagtCCAGACCATGGAGTACAGCCTGGAGCACCTGAGGGACCAGATCCTATACATCACCAGGCAGCAAGACTTCCAGAGG gaaagagaggagactTTCCGTCAGATCAGTGAAGAAACCAATGGGAAAGTTTTGTGGTGGGCTGTTGTGCAGACTTCCGTTCTACTATCAGTTGGATTTTGGCAAATCAAAAGACTGAAAGACTTCTTGATTGCAAAGAAGTTGGTTTGA
- the LOC123993188 gene encoding probable E3 SUMO-protein ligase RNF212, giving the protein MPYWICCNSCFNLPGPDCQLAVASCGHLICNVCFQKGKQGECMICKAKCQVTPLSDKSSAEVKALFSDINSVATKHFTEISKVLLFQARHQKRLLVHYQKRNEKLEDVLLKMKQEIQQMSKKITAQNAYIAKLENTLQHQRAENIEVDGRGLFRKVPS; this is encoded by the exons ATGCCTTACTGGATCTGCTGTAACTCCTGCTTCAACCTCCCTGGTCCTGACTGCCAACTAGCTGTTGCCAGCTGTGGTCATCTCATCTGCAACGTGTGTTTTCAGAAAG GCAAACAAGGGGAATGCATGATATGTAAAGCAAAATGTCAAGTTACTCCTCTCTCAGACAAA AGTAGTGCAGAAGTGAAGGCCCTCTTCTCTGACATCAATTCTGTTGCAACCAAACACTTCACAGAGATAAGCAAG GTGTTACTATTCCAGGCAAGGCACCAAAAGAGGCTGTTGGTGCATTACCAGAAGAGG AATGAAAAGTTAGAAGACGTTTTACTCAAGATGAAGCAAGAAATTCAGCAAATGTCCAA AAAAATTACTGCGCAGAATGCATATATTGCCAAGCTGGAGAACACTCTTCAGCATCAAAG GGCAGAAAACATTGAAGTGGATGGCAGGGGTCTGTTTAGGAAA GTACCGTCTTAG